From the genome of Populus alba chromosome 10, ASM523922v2, whole genome shotgun sequence, one region includes:
- the LOC118045446 gene encoding BOI-related E3 ubiquitin-protein ligase 1 isoform X1, protein MLGGNNGNSLLPVFMDENHIPYQTNASNQLQLFGNLAAGCSIDPVNYFGNEHGTPILRTNKRGREAEDFGRQQKLQISLNYNICQDEADRSASIPNPNPVSTGLRLSYDDDEHNSSITSASGSMSAAPSIILSLGDNIKTELDRQNDEFDQYIKIQEEHLAKGVRDLKHRHISSLLSAMEKGVSKKLQEKDREIENINRKNKELIERIRQVAAEAQNWHYRAKYNESVVNVLKSNLQQAISQGADQGKEGFGDNEIDDATSYIEPNKYLNFSGDPAKPLPWNYQGLKEHVTCRACKTREVSVLLMPCRHLCLCKECDALINVCPVCRLIKTNSFQVFLS, encoded by the exons ATGTTGGGGGGCAACAATGGCAATTCTTTGCTTCCTGTTTTCATGGATGAGAATCATATTCCTTATCAGACCAACGCATCAAACCAGTTGCAGTTGTTTGGTAATT TGGCAGCTGGATGCAGCATTGATCCAGTGAATTATTTTGGAAATGAACATGGAACTCCTATCCTCCGTACCAATAAACGTGGAAGGGAAGCAGAAGATTTTGGCAGACAGCAAAAGCTACAGATTTCCTTAAATTATAACATTTGTCAAGATGAAGCTGACCGCTCAGCAAGCATTCCAAACCCAAACCCTGTTTCAACTGGGTTGCGTCTAtcttatgatgatgatgagcacAACTCATCCATAACTTCTGCAAGTGGAAGTATGAGTGCTGCACCTTCAATCATCCTGTCCCTTGGTGACAATATTAAGACTGAGCTTGATCGGCAGAACGATGAGTTTGATCAGTATATCAAGATTCAG GAGGAGCACTTGGCTAAGGGGGTGAGGGACTTGAAGCATAGACATATTTCTTCTTTGCTTTCTGCCATGGAGAAGGGTGTGAGCAAGAAGCTACAGGAAAAAGACAGAGAAATAGAGAACATAAACCGTAAAAACAAGGAATTGATTGAGAGAATAAGGCAGGTGGCTGCTGAAGCCCAGAACTGGCACTATAGAGCAAAGTACAATGAATCAGTTGTCAATGTCCTGAAGAGCAACCTCCAGCAGGCAATTTCACAGGGCGCTGATCAAGGGAAGGAAGGATTCGGAGACAATGAGATTGATGATGCTACCTCTTACATTGAACCTAACAAGTACCTGAACTTTTCAGGTGACCCTGCAAAGCCTCTCCCCTGGAACTATCAAGGCTTGAAGGAACATGTGACATGTCGAGCATGCAAAACAAGGGAAGTGTCCGTGTTGTTAATGCCCTGCAGGCATCTCTGCTTGTGTAAAGAGTGTGATGCGTTAATCAATGTTTGTCCTGTATGCCGGTTGATCAAAACTAATAGTTTTCAAGTGTTCTTGTCCTAA
- the LOC118045446 gene encoding BOI-related E3 ubiquitin-protein ligase 1 isoform X2: MLGGNNGNSLLPVFMDENHIPYQTNASNQLQLFGNSGCSIDPVNYFGNEHGTPILRTNKRGREAEDFGRQQKLQISLNYNICQDEADRSASIPNPNPVSTGLRLSYDDDEHNSSITSASGSMSAAPSIILSLGDNIKTELDRQNDEFDQYIKIQEEHLAKGVRDLKHRHISSLLSAMEKGVSKKLQEKDREIENINRKNKELIERIRQVAAEAQNWHYRAKYNESVVNVLKSNLQQAISQGADQGKEGFGDNEIDDATSYIEPNKYLNFSGDPAKPLPWNYQGLKEHVTCRACKTREVSVLLMPCRHLCLCKECDALINVCPVCRLIKTNSFQVFLS; the protein is encoded by the exons ATGTTGGGGGGCAACAATGGCAATTCTTTGCTTCCTGTTTTCATGGATGAGAATCATATTCCTTATCAGACCAACGCATCAAACCAGTTGCAGTTGTTTGGTAATT CTGGATGCAGCATTGATCCAGTGAATTATTTTGGAAATGAACATGGAACTCCTATCCTCCGTACCAATAAACGTGGAAGGGAAGCAGAAGATTTTGGCAGACAGCAAAAGCTACAGATTTCCTTAAATTATAACATTTGTCAAGATGAAGCTGACCGCTCAGCAAGCATTCCAAACCCAAACCCTGTTTCAACTGGGTTGCGTCTAtcttatgatgatgatgagcacAACTCATCCATAACTTCTGCAAGTGGAAGTATGAGTGCTGCACCTTCAATCATCCTGTCCCTTGGTGACAATATTAAGACTGAGCTTGATCGGCAGAACGATGAGTTTGATCAGTATATCAAGATTCAG GAGGAGCACTTGGCTAAGGGGGTGAGGGACTTGAAGCATAGACATATTTCTTCTTTGCTTTCTGCCATGGAGAAGGGTGTGAGCAAGAAGCTACAGGAAAAAGACAGAGAAATAGAGAACATAAACCGTAAAAACAAGGAATTGATTGAGAGAATAAGGCAGGTGGCTGCTGAAGCCCAGAACTGGCACTATAGAGCAAAGTACAATGAATCAGTTGTCAATGTCCTGAAGAGCAACCTCCAGCAGGCAATTTCACAGGGCGCTGATCAAGGGAAGGAAGGATTCGGAGACAATGAGATTGATGATGCTACCTCTTACATTGAACCTAACAAGTACCTGAACTTTTCAGGTGACCCTGCAAAGCCTCTCCCCTGGAACTATCAAGGCTTGAAGGAACATGTGACATGTCGAGCATGCAAAACAAGGGAAGTGTCCGTGTTGTTAATGCCCTGCAGGCATCTCTGCTTGTGTAAAGAGTGTGATGCGTTAATCAATGTTTGTCCTGTATGCCGGTTGATCAAAACTAATAGTTTTCAAGTGTTCTTGTCCTAA